Genomic window (Arcobacter aquimarinus):
TATACCTTTTGGTTTTCCACCAAGTCCAAAAGAATAAGTTATAACAGCATTATCATGTCCATTTACATCACAAGAGTAAGGTTTATTATAATATTTATAAATTTCTTCAAAAGAGGGTAAATCTTTATGAGTTGTTTCATAAGAGATAATATGCCCATCAAATTTTATCTCTTCAATAGACTCTATTTTTATTCTATCTGTAATTATACATTTTATGTCACAATCGCCAATGATATATTCAATTTGCTCAGGTTTTAATAATCTAGTTAAAGGAACTAAAACATAATCAGTAGATAAAATAGCTAATATAGCTATTACTTGGTCTATTCCTTTATTTGAATAAATACCAATTCTACTACCTTTTGGAAGATTAAGTTCACTTAAATATAAAGCTATTTGATTAACTTTTGAAAATAATTCACCATAAGATAATTTATTATTTCCATGAATTAAAGCAACTTTTTCTGGATTTGAAATATTTGCATCTTCAATCAATGTTCTTATACAATTTATTGACATAATTACCACCTTTATTGTTGTGTGATACCAAGAGTCCAAATATCATAGTCATAATCCATGATAATTGAAGGATGAATATCTGAATTTAATATTTTCTTATAAAAGAATGAGATAATATCAACAGCTTCTTCAAAATTAAGCACTTTTGTAATTCCACCTGTTAAAACAATAGATTTTAGTAGATTTAACTTTAATTTTATATATAAAGGGTGAGCATCACTAACTTTGTATAAAACTAAAAAAATTGCTAATTGCATTAAAACTCTTAATGCTTTTGGAGAATCTTCATTGAAGATATTTTCTGTAACTTTTAAATGAGCTAATAATTCATAAACAAATTCATTATTTTTAGCTGCAAAAATTAAAGACTCTTTTGATTTGTAAACTCCAAGTTTTTTGAAAACTAATCTATCATATTCATTTTCCGTAACCATATTATCCATAGATAAATCTTTTGAATAATGAATATCTGTTGTTGCTCCACCAATATCTATTAAAATAAATGGATTTACAGCTGCAAATTTCGTATCAATTAAAGGAAGAGTTTTATTTACAATATATGGAGTAGAGTAAATTTGATTTGAAGTTAAATCATAAAGATGTTTTATATCTTCTTTACCCATGATATCAGCTTGATAAAGATTTGTTAAATACTCTTTTAATGGTTCTTCAACTACATGAAGTTTATTGTTAATTATATTTTCAACAACAACTAAATTTTTTATATTAGATTTTAAATATTCTTCATCAAGTTTTGAACCTGCAAAAACAACA
Coding sequences:
- a CDS encoding glutamate mutase L, with amino-acid sequence MVENKLLIDVGSTYFKTCANGNVEQHFRDFNKDIFDDLTSKCGDTISKFKKDEVFICSSANGGLTTLIIGITNSFSLKFATNIAYNSGINIINTVLYQDIETTSIPSDLIDVVIIVGGINSVSDIFDEKLFKFLENLRYSNVVFAGSKLDEEYLKSNIKNLVVVENIINNKLHVVEEPLKEYLTNLYQADIMGKEDIKHLYDLTSNQIYSTPYIVNKTLPLIDTKFAAVNPFILIDIGGATTDIHYSKDLSMDNMVTENEYDRLVFKKLGVYKSKESLIFAAKNNEFVYELLAHLKVTENIFNEDSPKALRVLMQLAIFLVLYKVSDAHPLYIKLKLNLLKSIVLTGGITKVLNFEEAVDIISFFYKKILNSDIHPSIIMDYDYDIWTLGITQQ